The Xiphophorus hellerii strain 12219 chromosome 3, Xiphophorus_hellerii-4.1, whole genome shotgun sequence genome segment cttaaaataaacatgttctcATTGGGTATGAATTTGAACAGTTAACAGCAGGGACACCAAAAGTTGTCTGCTTTTTGCACAACCCCCCACTTTCTCCTTAACATTGGATTCATTTCTCCCCACACCATAACGATTGAACCTTCCTAGATTTTTAGTTGGAGTACGGCAACGGACTGCGATCAGAGTTGTGAGCAAACATACCTGGCTGTAATGCTTCACACAACACAgggttgcattaaaaaaaaggattttattgtgtgttgtttttaatacaacttgtttttttgttgttttttttctcaacacatCCCAGCTGCCACATTCTCCCTGTTCATAAGTATGTAGGACTGTTTCACACATCAACCCTGAAGGCAAAAATACAGTCGATCTCAAAAGTGTGCACACCCCAGGTAAAATGCCAgatttttgtgatgtaaagaaataaaatgacaaatcatTCCCAAAGCTTTCTCGTCTCCACTGGAAAACATAGTGGTGGgtgtaaaaaaagacaaaaaaaacaaacaacaaaaacaccaagCCTGTTGTTTTgaatatatacacacacacacccataatGGGGCTGTGCCCATAATTCAATAACAATAAAGTATtattaattagcatttttttaagttCCTCTTGATTCAGCTTCAGTATTTAGTCTTGTTGAGTTCATATCTGTCACCAGTTATGATGGATTTAATAAAGTGAACACATATGCATACTTTCCCTTAAAGTAAGAGTGCATAGGCAGGTTACAAAAGATCAGAGGGTTTTCATTTTacaagaatacaaaaaaaaaaaaaaatagatagaattaaatatatttataccaTGGCACAGTCAACATACTATTTAGAGGAAAATATgggacaaaaagcaaaatgtggGAGAAAAGGGACAAGAGGAAATATGGATGTTTATCCCAGGATTATTGAGAAGGTGAAAATTGCTCAGGGAGGCTGGCAGCAGTACTGAAGAGCTTCAGGTCTGGTTGTGATCAATATGTACAAGCAGTGGTCCCCTCCTGTCTGCGCCAAGAAGCTTGGCTACCGTTCTTCACTCCGAGTGGTTTTCATGTTTGTGGAAACAACTCAGTGTGAAGTACTAGTGAACCTTGGCCCAAAATCTTCAGACGaaaagagattttatttctctgtatCAATGCCAGTCCAAGCATAGATCAAACCAATTTGAGAAGAGCTTCTGCAGAAGAAAATTCAAGAGCTGTCCTGAGAATTAGATTTGGAGTGGGAAATTATTGTCAAGTCAGTACGTAGGATTGCTGATAGGCTCTTACAGACACAACAGATTGGTAAAACTAAATCAGAAAGTAACTCAAGGATGTAATGATAAATTgacttttccagtcattttgacccctcaaagcactttacactagtcacattcacccattcggACTCACTGATATACACTTGTACACTGATCGGTacgcaatttggggttaagtgccttgcccagaggcacatcaaCATGCAGCAGCTGGAATCGAATCTACCACCTTTCGATTGCAAGACAACTACTCTATATTTTCCCATTtatgtgtgaaaatattttggaaatgaTTTATCAGGTGGAGGCCTGAACAATCACATGGCTCAATGACTACCTGACAAACAGACTCAAGGACTGTGTGTTTAACCAGGCAGTCTGCAGCACAGCAGAACCGCAGGGCTCTGTCCTCTCACCATTACTTTTCACTCTGTACACTTCAGACTTCCAGTACAAGTCAGACTCCTGATTTCTACGGACTGGACTTGAGACTCAACAGTGAAGCTGTCTAATTAATGTGAgtcacaacaacatttaatttttctttgagatccataaagtattttttgaattgTGAACAGAATCATATTCCAGGGcaatatttttacttcacaaaagCCTGGTATTTTATCAGGGGTGTGTACACTTCTGAGAGCCAGAGCGTATCTTTGGACttctgtgaaaactaaaacctgTTTGCAgtaagcagcagcagcagcagcccatCAGCCATCTTATTTTGATGCTCAAGACATTTGGCAGAAAATTGATTTAATGTATTGCACAGCAGATTCTGTTAATAAAAAGGTAGCTGAACTGTTAGCATACCTTGGCACATCTATTACTTTAGGAACGTTTGCAGATTTAATCAACAATTTCTGCCAACCTCAGATTTAATTCAGCTCCTACATGCACTGCTGTAGCTACAGACTGGTCCCTGTTAACTGGAGAGCAACCTGGTGATGCTATTGATTCAAATGAAGGAGTCAAACAACAAAATACCTCATGGGTACCATGAGTAGTTTCATTTAGTAACACAGGTGTGAGTTATGTCAAAGggttaagaagaaaaaaaaattacattccaCATCCTGGGAGTACAAGGCTTTAGTCATCCAGGAGCTGGCCTGGCTGTTAACCTCCTGAACACAAACAGCTTCGCTTTGGTTTtctcaacaacaaaaacaacagcaggaaAACTTGGACCCAACCAGTGGGTAAATACATGCAATAAATGGCAAGGAACCTGGCAGTTTGTATGATTTACATAAGAATCTAAATTAATCTTATTagtgtgggagaaaaaaaaagagaaaaaagatatGGCCTGCTTATTAACAGTGGAAGAACAGATGGCGCTGTAGAAAACCTGGAACATGCAGTTTATCATAGatatcaaaaaaaaagaaatcccaaaGTTAACGTCTTCAGTCTGGGGACTTTCTCTACATTTTAAGGGTTGGATCAACAGTCAGTAACAATGactttgaaatgcaaaaatgtatcCAAAGATGATAAACACACATTTGATTATTACAAATAAagaatgcaaaaataaacttgtcggattttcttttgtttctatgTACTGCACCTTTAGTAAGTTCCATTCAAAGTCATGTTTCTATGACACAGTACATTCTTGAACAGTGACAAcgagaggaaagaaaaataaaacaaatcactgTGCTGGCACAAAGATCCTGAGATGTCACTATTTCTGTTAAGATcttatgaggaaaaaatatacacacactCGGTTGATCTAGTGCTCTTGCATTTTGACCTTAATAAATACCCTCAGTTATGCACATGTTACCATCTACGGCTACTTAAAGAAGTACCTAATCCAAGGTACCGGTGCAAAATAGGAGTCAGTTTCTTGAGGGGGAGCCAGAGTTACTTTACTGGAAGTACATCCAACACAAAACGGTGACAGCCAGGGCAGCCCCAGAACCCAGGCTGAGCAGGACGGGCCTCCAGTACTGCCACTTCTCCTGCTTCTTCTCTGATTCagtcagtttttgtttcatctgctGGACCTTCTGTGCTGTGCCAGCGATCCTCTCCTCACGGTGCCTCTTCCTCAGCCTAGCACACAGGAGAGAGTTGAGCAGTGAGGACAACATGCGAGCAGTTCATAAACGACAAATgctgtttgaaaaaaagaagaaaaaaaagtggagaaCAAGAATAAAGGTCGGCGTGATCAATTGGAAATTTCACCATGGTGGAATTTGGTTAATTTTTCAGGTTGAGTTGGGAGTCCACCATACACCAGCATCCAAATCAGAAACAGCAGATGCGAgttatttttgaacaataagcaacaaatcaattaacagcatgataaaataaaatgagtttgattatttcttttatgatgattaatatttttggaagGGAAATTTTGTTTATAGAGATCATAACTCATTTTAAtgatggttttggttgtgtgagctttgtatttcagtttcatttattgtttttgattgacttaatttgaatatttaaagtatcttccagttccagtgtgaaAGGGTTTGTtgcaaaattaaactttattgatctttgagaaggtgaacttgcattattatgtcaaatattaataaattacttgaaaatggtctcaaaacaacaatgttatcatttatcacaataattactgggataattgatcataaatcaaacgCTATTTTGACAGCCCCACATCGGTATTGGCCTGATGAGTAAAACTGGGTTGATATTAAtgactaatatttatttacatctatttgttgtttgttttaggaAGGGGAGGAAGTTGGTTATGTGGTTTCTCTTCAGTCATGTGACAGCGAGTCATGCAGAACAGGATTGTGTGGTTGTTTAAAGCAAAACTGACATGTAGGATGTGATTTTTACAGTGTCAAAAGCGTAGGGAATATACACGCAATACAGGTAAGTGTGAGACATCAGCCATCGCAGCAGTATTACTACCTGCCCAAATTTTTATATTGGTGCATCCCTCCTTGGAGTGGCCTTAACCGATGACCTGCTGGTCAGAAACTTAAGGATCTGGTTGGTGAACGCACCGTACCTAACAACTAAGgtttgtaaacataaaaaaaccaaagaaaactgattgttttgtttaaaatctaaaaatcaaaACCATTGAAATGACGACAGGAGCAGTCCAAAGCTCCTGCGAGTGTCTAATAACAATTTTTAATTGTTAGAAAGAATAATGTCTTGTTTTACTCCAGTCCTGTCCAGACTtgaaaaaatgaccaaataaaaTTCCATACATTTCCAGGCCTGAGAAGGCGGCCTGAGCTGTTCCTTCAAAGAGCTGGAGCTGAGTCGGTTCCGGCTCCGTCTGCCACTGCTCACCAATTAGTTGCTGGCTTCAGAACCTTTCATTGAAGTGGCAACAGAGCGAAGTGACAAGGCACTGACTTCAGTGGGGCTCAAAATATTAGAGCAAAGCTGGTCTGATTTATCATCTTAGACTTTCCCAGCCCTGTCTGTCATGGAACGTGTTGGATTTAAGAAGGTTGACAGCCCTGAAACCTGCAGGTTACAGTCCATATTCTCCAGGGAACACACCAAGAGACTGAAGATGTCTTTGGTTAGTTAATCCTGACTGAGTTATAATACTGATCACTAATATATGATGctgaaaatagtttaaatttcaaatcactttgtttttgtttcagtttgaaaaaCTGTTTACAGCGCTGTCTCTCTCACACACTGACACAAAGCTCCTCTTCTTGATGAAAATAACTCATTAATAATTCTctagaaagaaataaacaaaatatgttattttagttgatttattttttagtttaacagttAGAAAGAGTTAGccaaaagcttttaaaacttAACACTATATTTTCTATCAAAAACTGTCCACAAATGCTTGATCGGTGCAACTCTagtgatgtttttctgtgtgaggACACTCATTCCAAATGTGCTGAATTATCACTTACTGCACAGAGTTATCTGCCATACTGCGGCAGTCTGAGTCCCTCGATGAGAGGTGGTCCCCTGTGCTGGGCTGTGGCTGCAAGCAGGGGCCGTTGGGCCTGCTGGCATTGAGGTGAGGCCTGGGCGGAGGCGTTGGAGGTCGTAGATCCATCTCCAGGACTTCTCTCAACAGGCCAATCTGTGAGTTCTGCAGCAGAGGTCAAGAAACACACGCATGGGCAAATAGAAGCATGATGGAAACGGGCAGGAAGCCAGGCAAGACTTTCTAAACTTGGAACCCATTCGAATTTTATGATGGTTCAAGTCTATGTGCATGTTCAGTTATTGGTTTGTCTTTTGTTTGgagcattttttgaaaacaacatcGTATTTTCTGAAGTAATAACAAGAAGATTATTGATCACAAAAATGCCATGGATGATGGGGACATAGATTCTTTTACATGTTATATTGTTATTTCATATTGCAGAGAGGTAGGACTGCATGTTACCTTGGGAGGATTTGCTGGATCACCTCATCCACAAAGACTGATTAGAGAGTGAGTACAACTGCCTTGACTTTAACACTGAAGCACAGTCCACTTTCCGTTCAGTTTGTCCAATACAGTACAGTCTGTCTCAATAATCTGTTCTAAGGCTGCGCATTAATATTGActgtgtgtttctctcttttctgcTCGATTCGGCTTAGgattcaaataaacaatataaattcAAAGGGGATTtataagctaatgctaacctaAACTTAGCTTCAACTGTAAAACAACAGTTGGAAGGCTAGCCTGTTAACATCAAACCAAAGCTATTACCAAGGTAACCCTTGCTCATATTagagcagaaattaaaaacaaacaaattacaaaGTAACATCAGCTAGAAGCCAAATAAAGCGCAACACTTACATATCAAAGCAATAATTAGCAGTCGTTAACAAATCGCTGTAACCCTCCTTTATCATAGACACAGACTTTTatcaatgcaaaacaaaaagtaaagacCCCCTTAGCTGCCCGACAAGGTGCCTGCTAATGCTGTTTAAGTTGTTTAAGTTCAGCATTAAACAAAAttgaacccccccccccaaaaaaacagtaATACTAGGGAATTTATAGCAAATCATATAATGCTCACTGGACATTTTTTGTGTCTATAAAACAAGTACATTTCtcatgtgtttctgtgtgaaactGGAGCTCACAACCCAACTAGCTAATAGCTCCAAATTAGCAACAGCCCCTGATCAAACCTGTTCTGCAGAGCTGTAGGTCAGAATGAGCTTGGCTCCCTGGATGATGGACATGTAGGAGAAGCGCAGTTGGTCAGAGGTCTGGATCAGGCCCATGCGATATTCCCTCATATCCAGCAGCACCTTCTGTATGTCCACAGATGACGAGCTCTTACTCCTGTCCATCTACAAAACAGATTTATCTGTTTATGGAATACATTTGGAAGGCGTTATTCAGTTAAGCCAATGTTTTCACTCCACACTGAGGCGCATCAGACTGCTTAACAGCATGTTACCACTGGGTTTCATGAGGTCACCACCTTGGTGGCTCACAGTGTGTACCTGTGAGTCAGTTgtgcaattattttttatttattacagcagCTTGTCTTTCATGTGCGCTTCCATTTGTTAGTCAATGTGCCTTTCATTGTTTTACTCGTGTTTCAGAACAAGCGTAGATCTGGAAAATAGATATGCTCATCCAAGAGTCGTGGTCAAGAGTCgcttgcatttttattttgtcataagcTAGAACGTTTGGGAGTCACTGAAATGGTTTTGGTAAAGCTTCAATCTAccaatttaaaatttaacagcTCCTGTCATTAGTGGCCATTAGGTAAACATTATGGGAGCAAAGGagacgtcacactgtgtgtgagagagagcagTCACCGTAAAACAggctttttttattgtaaagcaAGATAAAATACTTATGAAGTAGATATTTTAAGCTGCACTGTTGTGTTGTTCTTTAAGCAGCTTGTACTTGTGATTAGCACCATTAGCTAGGTTAGCATGGCTAAAGTGACTGTTTTTGGATGTATTTGTAACAGATTGTAAACCCTTACTGTAATTTTGAATTTTCCAAAACACTGCCTACATTTCCCAAATCATGGTATTTCCATCCTAACCAGATTAAATGCTTAAaaggatacaaaaaaaaaaatctttattcttCCAAATGTTACTGGAAATTTATGTATTGTAAACACCTCACCTCATTCAAATAGTCACCTTTGAATCTTTTCTCAGTAGCAGCATCCACACAGCAGAGTGTCGTCTTTACAGTGACCAGGCAGTGCTTTGCATGGCATGTTCAGGGATTGAGAAAAGATCCGATTACTGAGTTTCCAACTCGTCTCTCACCAGTTACAATTTGGTTGCCCATGCTCACCGACCAATTTCTTGATACGTCTctaaatttgaaatatttttagggGAGTTTGATAAAGTtccaaatatatttcagctAATAACTTTGAAGCAGGTAGGTAAATAGGCTCTGATTTATACATCACTTGTAAAAAATAAGAGGGAAGATTCATTCTGCTGTCAGTTTCTTACAAGTTTTAacagagaacagaagaaaactTTCTTGAACTGTTGCTAAAGATACTaagttattgaaaaaaagaactaaaaacaattccacacagacaaaaaaaaaggcacaaagcTCATGGTGCTGAATGAATCTGAAAACAGAAGAATTCCTGAATGTGGGAAGGAGTTTCCAGGTAATCACTGACATCATTGTTTTCTGCCTGAATAAGCAAACTAAATATACCATGAATAAAGTTCAGAACCAACATGCCACAACCTCTCTCTCTAGCTTCCAGCCCTCTCAAATATTATCTTAGGATGACTGACTCATCAGACTCAGATGCCAAACTAAATGGTTTAACCCTTTGCTCCCAGTATAATCAGCGTTAAGCAACTACTTCCCATAACAATAACACTCTCTCACCAAGACCAGGCAAGTGTCCACCAAGGCAAACGTCCCCGAGCGTCCAATCCCAGCACTGCAGTGCACCACTGAGGGCCCATGTTGGGGCCCCAGGGAGCCAGACTCGCGGACCTTGAAGAGGAAGTTGAGGAAAGAGGCGGGAGATTCTGGCACCCCGAAATCAGGCCACGTGGTGTAGTGAAAGTGGTAGATCTCTCTGGATTCCCCCGTCTGGCAAGAAAAGTATGACATCAGTCGTGAACCATGTGCAGCACATACAAGTTCCGGCATTTCTGGTTTTAAcaggaaataaagacaaaaacaaagaccgAGTCCTTGTTTATAGACTGATTTACAATCACCCTGTATGAAAATAAAACGGAGGAATTTAGGGACAATACAATGTTAGCAACACATTAGCCCAGGGGTCTTCAACCGTTACAATGCATTCCAAACAGTCATTTCTACCCTCTGTCGAGCTGAATGAAAATATCAACTATAGaaaattttaaagaagaaaaacagaacatttttgcTCACAGAGCCTGGGTACATTCTCTCCTGTGGAAAACGAAGCAAAGAAAGTGGACCGTTTCTAACCGTTTCTTGTTGGTATTCATAGTTACCAACAAGAAAGTAATATTACTGGTTTAATATGACTTTAAGGGTCATTCTGTTGTGGGAATTCAATGCAAttccaacatgaaaaaaaactgaaaacctcCTGAAACCTGCACAAtaactacatttaaaaacatcagattgttctttatcatttttgtcaaagttattaagagccaATGAGGAAAACCCAAAGAACCACTTGTGGCCCCCAGAGCCGCAGGTTGCATCTAATCTACTTAAGCATGCTGCATGGTGGCAAGATCTTCCTcttttgaactttgaccttgtTTTTGTAGGGCCCGACTAGGATTTACGTGATATGGAAAATGCACAGAATTTGACAAACTAAGTGGAATCCACAACAAAACACggaatttcacaaaaatatttctcatcagcaagtaggaaaatatattttgtggtTTCTGAAGTAATCTGGCTGCCTGTACTTGTCTATACCTTGTTAGTCAATAAGAGTTTACACACCTACTGGCACTTGCACAATCATTTActcattaaaataacatttctattctgtcttttttaatgttaattatgtaaataaaaaaaatgcaaaaaaataaaaagtcatccTACTGAGTTGTACGTCCGTTGGATCAGGAGTAagatatttctattttctaattattgttgttaatcttgtattcatatatttttgaaCACTTGGAACTATTTTAGTGACTCATTCTGATGCTGatgttacacctgaatttcaggctgtttctattctattctattctatgatTGCTAGATCCGCTCGGCTCcacacaaagagagagagaaaaactaaataaaaattggCTGCCATTGAGAAAAGGCTCACTGAAACACCAGAGTcctccagaaaacaaaaaaaaaaactcaaagcgGAGCACAAATTTCAGATTATTGCTTCCAACGTTTCATCTCATGCTCACCTTTGTGTTCTCTAGTTCTAGCACCCTGATTGTATAGTGGGATTGGTCCTCTTCTGACAACAGTCGAACAACAAAACCCGTGTCAGTGAAGGacatctgcagctcctctgaaGTGGGCCAGTACTGAGCACACTTTTCCTGTGGGGAAACAGAGAGGTCATCACTCAGGCTCGGACAGGAAGCAGCTTGCAGCGGTTTCATAGACAGATGAGTACGTGTGACCTTAAGCAGCATTCAAGACAGACTCACAGACCGAGTTAGCGCCTTTTAGGTGAGTTAGTCATTCTCCAAACTCCAAGAATTCCACCGTATCTAACAgcagtggcgcaaaaagtgggtGCCCCACTAGAAGGGGCGCCACATGATGGCAGACAACAATTATTTCTTGTCCGCATTTTCTGTagttaacagctgtttgtgctTATAATGTGCCCGGACCCACGTCAGAAAGTACTTAGCTGCACAAACACTGTAAGTACAAGCTCTGTGCAGTcctggtaaaataaacaaacaaaaaaaaaaagaacacaaaacataagagcttaaagtcttaaaatataTGACATATTGCATTGTTTCAGAAGGACTAAGCTGTAATGCAGAAGCACTATGTGAAGAAACCAAGAGCAACCTAGCTTCGTAGATAGCGACTCAGATTGTAAGTAGCTGCAGATCAAATGCAGCGATTACCTGATGCACAGGAAGTGCACGCATCTCTAGCTTTCTGTTCTTCAGCTTTTATGTGGGTGTTACCCTGGAGCTAACCCACAGCCATGACCTTAGGGAAGCAGCTGTGGCTGTatccattattttaaaaaaaagctatttccAATGTTTTTGTAAGTTAGTCACtttacaatacaaaaaaaaagaaaaagaaaaatggttgCCCATTTTTCCAGGAATGGACGCTTTAGCAAGTTCCTCCCTGTGAAGGTCAGTCATCCATTGCTCAAAGAAAAAACACTCTTCAGACTTCACTATGTTAAAGTTCATGACAGAGCAGCTGCTAAGAACCAGTATGGCTTGTTTGAGTGGGTTGGGAGGGGAAAGGTCTGGAGAACTGAATTTGAACAACACACAAAGGTTTGGGCTTGTTTTACAGCTGCAGGACCACGGGCATGCAGCAGCTCCAACCATGACCTCCTCTGTTTCTCTAGGGTAAACGAGAGGCCGTCTGTCTCCCAGCTGAGGTGTGGCTGAATGTTGGTCGTGATCAGAAAGGTACAACTGACAAAAGGGTCGGGAAGTGGACGAGACCTAGACAATGTCCAAACCTCAACCCGATTCAGAGGCTCTAGTGAACTCTAAGAGAGctatgctttaaaaaaaatacctgaaaggcataataaactaaaacacCAAAGGAAGAATAATAAACCAGCATTCCTGCACAGTGGAAGAGTAATAAGACCACAGAGATGATGATAATATCATATTCTTGTTGCTGAAGGCAAATCAACATCCTGAATTTTTCATGCAGTTTGCTTTGGTTACTGTagaataaacaataacatgcaattTAACTGTTGTATTTCAcgcgttgttgttgttgttcttttgggttaatattttttaatatttaaaattttaacaatagGTCagatatttttccacattttatgtcCTGAAACATCAAATCTCAGAACCAAAAGCAGAAGCACAGTTCCATATAGAAAACATAGAAATGCTTCTCTCTCCCACATGTACAGCTTATAAAGTTTTTCCTTTCCTCAGTTAAACACCAGAGAACGCTACATGTGTGGCTAAGCCCAAAATTACTCATATCTGTAGCAgattaaatataaagttatcATTTCATTTGACCAACATCGTCATTCTGACTGGAGGTAATGACGCATAGAAGTGGCCTGACTTGTCGAAACATCCCAAACATGATAGGAAatttgtggaaagaaaatacTGAGAAGGGCATAAATAATATCTGCCCATTTTTAgataaaatgcagttaaaacGATAACTTTATTGTTTCAAACTCAATCCTTCTTTGACACcgttgttttaaaattaaataaatcctcATCTCTATATATTAAATCTCAAGCAGCCAGAGGTATAAATAACTTAAGGCTGTAAATCTGGTATGTATTAAGTAATAAAGATAGACATTTCCAAACACAGTCCTTGTATATGAAAACTTATGGT includes the following:
- the ptpn2a gene encoding tyrosine-protein phosphatase non-receptor type 2a isoform X1, whose protein sequence is MEQEFEDIDSSGKWQNLYNDIRNQAIEYPYKVAKLPVNRNLNRYRDVSPYDHSRVKLENADNDYINASLVAVKEAERAYILTQGPLRNTCGHFWLMVWEQCSKAVIMLNRVIEKGSEKCAQYWPTSEELQMSFTDTGFVVRLLSEEDQSHYTIRVLELENTKTGESREIYHFHYTTWPDFGVPESPASFLNFLFKVRESGSLGPQHGPSVVHCSAGIGRSGTFALVDTCLVLMDRSKSSSSVDIQKVLLDMREYRMGLIQTSDQLRFSYMSIIQGAKLILTYSSAEQNSQIGLLREVLEMDLRPPTPPPRPHLNASRPNGPCLQPQPSTGDHLSSRDSDCRSMADNSVQLRKRHREERIAGTAQKVQQMKQKLTESEKKQEKWQYWRPVLLSLGSGAALAVTVLCWMYFQ
- the ptpn2a gene encoding tyrosine-protein phosphatase non-receptor type 2a isoform X2, with product MEQEFEDIDSSGKWQNLYNDIRNQAIEYPYKVAKLPVNRNLNRYRDVSPYDHSRVKLENADNDYINASLVAVKEAERAYILTQGPLRNTCGHFWLMVWEQCSKAVIMLNRVIEKGSEKCAQYWPTSEELQMSFTDTGFVVRLLSEEDQSHYTIRVLELENTKTGESREIYHFHYTTWPDFGVPESPASFLNFLFKVRESGSLGPQHGPSVVHCSAGIGRSGTFALVDTCLVLMDRSKSSSSVDIQKVLLDMREYRMGLIQTSDQLRFSYMSIIQGAKLILTYSSAEQNSQIGLLREVLEMDLRPPTPPPRPHLNASRPNGPCLQPQPSTGDHLSSRLRKRHREERIAGTAQKVQQMKQKLTESEKKQEKWQYWRPVLLSLGSGAALAVTVLCWMYFQ